A section of the Leptotrichia buccalis C-1013-b genome encodes:
- the rlmD gene encoding 23S rRNA (uracil(1939)-C(5))-methyltransferase RlmD, whose translation MNKIKNNYEVGQKLEIEIEKIVFGGEGLGRVDGFAVFVPMSVPGDKLEVKIISVKKSYARGLITRIIEPSKDRIEDLSKISFEDFDGCDFGMLKYEKQLEYKDKMLEEVLTKIAEIDLKKVKISKIIGSDKKINYRNKTAEPFFKKNGIIQTGFYSRKSHNVFSAKESLLKSEIAKIIIDKFLQKVNSFAGTKKEFKVFNEVNNTGFLKQIMIRNNEKDEVMIVVVVNKNSQYNQLSKVLEEMYDENDCIKSIYISVKTEQNNVILGKNVHLFGSQYLEEEMEGLKFKIYPNSFFQINKKQALKLYDAAINFLNEENKNIDKIYEKTVIDAFSGTGTIAMMLSKNIKKVIGIESIESSTLAAKLTSYENSIQNVEFVNGKVEKELPKILKREDVGAIVFDPPRRGIEESALKSVVKNKIEKIVYISCNPATFARDVKILAENGYVLRKVAPVDMFPQTGHIEVVGMIQRITPLK comes from the coding sequence ATGAATAAAATAAAAAATAATTATGAAGTTGGGCAAAAACTGGAAATTGAAATAGAAAAAATAGTGTTTGGTGGAGAAGGACTTGGAAGAGTTGATGGATTTGCAGTATTTGTACCGATGAGTGTGCCAGGAGATAAATTGGAAGTGAAAATTATTTCGGTGAAAAAGTCGTATGCAAGAGGGCTTATAACTAGGATAATTGAACCATCAAAGGACAGGATTGAGGATTTGTCCAAAATTAGTTTTGAGGATTTTGATGGCTGTGATTTTGGAATGCTTAAATATGAGAAACAGCTTGAATATAAGGATAAGATGCTTGAAGAAGTGTTGACAAAGATTGCTGAAATTGATTTGAAAAAGGTAAAAATTAGCAAAATTATTGGAAGTGATAAAAAAATTAATTATAGAAACAAGACGGCTGAGCCATTTTTCAAAAAGAATGGGATTATTCAGACGGGATTTTATTCAAGAAAGTCCCACAATGTGTTTTCAGCTAAAGAAAGTCTTCTAAAGTCAGAAATTGCCAAAATAATTATTGATAAATTTTTGCAGAAAGTAAATAGTTTTGCAGGTACAAAAAAGGAATTTAAAGTTTTTAACGAAGTGAATAATACTGGATTTTTGAAGCAGATAATGATTAGAAATAATGAAAAAGATGAAGTTATGATAGTTGTTGTCGTAAATAAAAATTCGCAGTATAATCAGCTTTCAAAAGTACTTGAAGAAATGTATGATGAAAATGACTGCATAAAATCAATCTATATTTCTGTAAAAACTGAACAGAATAATGTAATTTTAGGTAAAAATGTCCATTTATTTGGAAGCCAGTATTTGGAAGAGGAAATGGAAGGATTAAAATTCAAGATTTATCCAAATTCATTTTTCCAAATTAATAAAAAACAGGCACTGAAACTTTACGATGCTGCAATAAACTTTTTGAATGAAGAAAATAAAAATATTGATAAAATCTATGAAAAAACAGTAATTGACGCATTTTCAGGGACTGGAACAATTGCGATGATGCTTTCAAAAAACATAAAAAAGGTTATCGGAATTGAAAGTATCGAAAGTTCAACACTTGCTGCAAAACTGACTTCTTATGAAAACTCCATTCAAAATGTAGAATTTGTAAATGGAAAAGTTGAGAAGGAACTCCCAAAAATTTTGAAGAGAGAAGATGTCGGAGCAATAGTTTTTGACCCGCCAAGACGAGGAATCGAAGAGTCAGCATTAAAGAGTGTTGTAAAGAACAAAATTGAAAAAATTGTCTATATTTCTTGCAATCCTGCCACTTTTGCACGAGATGTGAAGATTTTGGCTGAAAATGGATATGTACTAAGGAAAGTTGCTCCTGTGGATATGTTCCCGCAGACTGGGCATATTGAAGTAGTGGGGATGATACAAAGAATCACACCCCTTAAGTAG
- a CDS encoding MrcB family domain-containing protein has product MENVLREFVEKFINEYSKEKNKSLSNKDLGDFIRKEVPEKIFKTGIIKKEEYIVKGSVGQGNSAAVPWVAIYDRKITTSVQKGEYIVYLLSEKDKTLYLTFNQGCTELKKQYHNKTETIKKLKENSSFIQEKIESRGFSKENIKLLCQKTTSEIPEMYEAGCIFSKAYNIQNLPEEFELREDLKNMIDIYKEFVSLKNSISKNKLDNERGGKNMKNSSLNTILYGPPGTGKTYNTVNYAVAICESKNIEDVQSEEYEKVLHRYNELKKEGRIAFTTFHQSYGYEEFIEGISPIIVEDNNDDSSGNIEYKIKSGIFKSFCEETEKITIKNDKFFIDKDATIWKVTVGSKVQNDCFVNNYIRIGFGIHDKGAKEFVNQINEGDIIITTDGNRKNIRGIAIATSDEAYKLENTESDSTTRDVIWLVRDINDDVTILNGNKWLQRKTVSRLPNMNIKDLMEFAIKKNVELKETHIEKNNGSYVFIIDEINRGNISKIFGELITLIENTKRKGMIEEMSTILPYSGNLFSVPSNVYILGTMNTADRSIALMDTALRRRFQFVEMIPDTKVLRDIGADKVDDLDVAAMLEKINERITFLYDREHTIGHAFFTKLKDDPTIETLASIFEKSIIPLLQEYFYEDYQKIQLVLGDNGKVDASTKFIKDEEVKVKNIFKENKENAVDVVDLPEKKYTINKEAFLNIESYKQIL; this is encoded by the coding sequence GTGGAAAATGTATTGCGTGAATTTGTAGAAAAATTTATTAATGAATATTCAAAGGAGAAAAACAAATCTCTTAGTAACAAAGATTTAGGAGATTTTATAAGAAAAGAGGTTCCTGAAAAAATTTTTAAGACAGGTATTATAAAAAAAGAGGAATATATTGTGAAAGGCAGTGTTGGACAAGGAAATTCGGCTGCTGTACCTTGGGTTGCTATTTATGATCGAAAAATAACTACTTCTGTACAAAAAGGGGAATACATTGTATATTTACTTTCAGAAAAGGACAAAACACTTTATTTAACTTTTAATCAAGGATGTACTGAACTCAAAAAACAATATCATAATAAAACTGAAACTATTAAAAAATTAAAAGAGAATAGTAGTTTTATTCAAGAAAAAATCGAATCAAGAGGATTTTCTAAAGAAAATATAAAATTACTGTGTCAAAAAACAACATCTGAAATACCTGAAATGTATGAGGCAGGTTGTATTTTTTCGAAAGCCTATAATATTCAAAATTTACCTGAAGAGTTTGAATTAAGGGAAGATTTGAAAAATATGATAGATATTTATAAAGAATTTGTTTCTTTAAAAAATTCTATATCAAAAAATAAACTAGATAATGAAAGAGGCGGTAAAAATATGAAGAATAGTAGTTTGAATACAATCTTATATGGTCCTCCAGGAACTGGAAAAACTTATAACACTGTCAATTACGCAGTGGCAATATGCGAAAGTAAAAATATTGAAGATGTGCAATCTGAAGAGTATGAAAAAGTATTGCATAGATATAATGAATTGAAAAAAGAAGGTCGAATTGCATTTACTACATTTCATCAATCTTACGGATATGAGGAATTTATTGAAGGTATCAGTCCAATAATTGTTGAAGACAATAATGATGATAGTTCTGGAAATATAGAGTATAAAATAAAATCTGGAATTTTTAAATCTTTCTGTGAAGAAACAGAAAAAATAACAATAAAAAATGATAAATTTTTTATTGATAAAGATGCAACAATTTGGAAAGTTACAGTTGGATCTAAAGTACAAAATGATTGTTTTGTAAATAATTATATTAGGATAGGCTTTGGAATTCATGATAAAGGTGCAAAAGAATTTGTAAACCAAATAAATGAAGGTGATATTATTATTACAACAGATGGTAATAGAAAGAATATTAGAGGTATTGCAATAGCTACTTCAGACGAAGCTTATAAACTTGAAAATACTGAATCAGATAGTACTACTAGAGATGTAATTTGGCTTGTTCGTGATATAAACGATGATGTGACAATTTTAAATGGAAATAAGTGGTTGCAGAGAAAGACTGTATCAAGATTACCAAACATGAACATCAAGGATTTGATGGAATTTGCAATCAAAAAAAATGTTGAATTGAAGGAAACTCATATTGAAAAAAATAATGGATCTTATGTATTTATTATAGATGAAATTAACAGAGGTAATATTTCTAAAATTTTTGGTGAATTGATTACTCTTATTGAAAATACCAAACGTAAAGGAATGATTGAAGAGATGTCAACAATTCTTCCTTACTCTGGCAATCTTTTTAGTGTGCCTTCTAATGTTTATATTTTAGGAACAATGAATACTGCCGATCGTTCAATCGCTCTTATGGATACAGCTCTTCGTAGAAGATTTCAGTTTGTTGAAATGATCCCAGATACGAAAGTCCTCAGAGATATTGGTGCTGATAAGGTTGATGATCTTGATGTTGCTGCTATGTTGGAAAAAATTAACGAACGTATTACATTCCTTTATGATAGAGAGCATACAATTGGACATGCATTTTTTACCAAGCTTAAGGATGATCCAACAATCGAGACATTAGCTTCTATTTTTGAAAAATCTATAATTCCACTTTTACAAGAATATTTCTATGAAGATTATCAAAAAATACAGTTAGTTTTAGGTGATAATGGCAAAGTAGATGCTTCAACAAAATTTATTAAAGATGAAGAAGTAAAAGTGAAGAATATATTTAAGGAGAATAAGGAGAATGCTGTTGATGTTGTAGATCTTCCAGAGAAGAAATATACTATTAATAAAGAAGCTTTTCTTAATATTGAAAGTTATAAACAGATTCTTTAG
- a CDS encoding esterase has protein sequence MKKLNLRIENKECILYIKENEKIDYVLIQPVDENDIKVLDNEVKYISENTNKNFSLIAFKINDWNSELTPWEMPLLRGKGNFGNGADKTLKFIKEKLIPSLAEFINIQDKNVKYVLGGYSLAGLFSLWSGYKVNIFAGTAGVSPSVWYKNWMDFVKDSKPLVNNIYLSLGDLEEKTKHQTLSKIGDNIREYIEILENSENVKNCILDWNEGNHFKDSDIRIGKGFVWLLHTNE, from the coding sequence ATGAAAAAATTAAATTTAAGAATAGAAAATAAAGAGTGTATTTTGTATATAAAAGAAAATGAAAAAATTGACTACGTTTTGATACAGCCTGTAGACGAAAATGATATCAAAGTTCTAGATAATGAAGTTAAATATATTTCTGAAAATACAAATAAAAATTTTAGCCTTATTGCATTTAAAATAAACGACTGGAACAGCGAACTGACTCCATGGGAAATGCCACTTCTTCGTGGAAAAGGGAACTTTGGAAATGGAGCCGATAAAACGTTGAAGTTTATAAAAGAAAAATTGATTCCAAGTTTGGCAGAATTTATAAATATTCAAGATAAGAATGTGAAATATGTTTTAGGTGGATATTCTCTTGCTGGGTTATTTTCGCTGTGGAGTGGTTATAAGGTAAATATTTTTGCTGGAACAGCTGGAGTTTCACCATCAGTTTGGTATAAAAACTGGATGGATTTTGTAAAGGACAGTAAACCTTTAGTAAATAATATTTATTTAAGTCTTGGAGATTTAGAAGAGAAGACTAAACATCAGACTTTATCGAAAATAGGAGATAATATAAGAGAATATATTGAAATTTTAGAAAATTCTGAAAATGTTAAAAACTGCATTTTAGATTGGAATGAAGGAAATCATTTTAAAGATTCTGACATACGGATAGGAAAAGGATTTGTATGGCTTTTACACACAAACGAATGA
- a CDS encoding riboflavin synthase produces MFTGLVEETGKIIDIAKKTASIEITIRGKKVAEKAQIGDSIAVNGVCLTVTKLNGNDFTADVMFETIERSGLKRAKAGDIVNLEKSLTLMTFLGGHLVMGDVDCEAKIVSITDKGIAKVYEFQLDKNYKNNMKYIVEKGRVTIDGASLTVIDVDDNAGIFSVSLIPHTIENITVGMKKTGDFVNIETDLFGKYVEKILKFNNFENEEKNQNKKEKKSNLTMEFLQKNGF; encoded by the coding sequence ATGTTTACTGGTTTAGTTGAAGAAACTGGAAAAATTATTGATATTGCAAAAAAAACTGCAAGTATCGAAATTACAATAAGGGGGAAAAAAGTCGCTGAAAAAGCACAGATTGGGGATAGTATCGCTGTAAATGGAGTGTGCCTGACTGTTACAAAACTAAATGGAAATGACTTTACTGCTGATGTAATGTTTGAAACTATTGAAAGAAGTGGTTTAAAACGTGCTAAAGCTGGAGATATTGTAAATCTTGAAAAGTCACTTACACTTATGACTTTTTTAGGCGGACACCTTGTAATGGGGGATGTTGACTGTGAGGCTAAAATTGTATCAATTACAGATAAGGGGATTGCAAAAGTGTATGAATTTCAGCTGGATAAAAATTATAAAAATAATATGAAATATATTGTTGAAAAAGGACGTGTAACGATTGACGGAGCGAGCCTTACAGTAATTGATGTAGACGATAATGCTGGAATTTTCTCGGTTTCACTTATTCCTCACACGATTGAAAATATTACAGTCGGAATGAAGAAAACTGGAGATTTTGTAAATATTGAAACAGATTTGTTTGGAAAATATGTTGAAAAAATATTAAAGTTTAACAATTTTGAAAATGAAGAAAAAAATCAAAATAAAAAAGAGAAAAAATCAAATTTAACAATGGAATTTTTACAAAAAAATGGATTTTAA
- a CDS encoding bifunctional 3,4-dihydroxy-2-butanone-4-phosphate synthase/GTP cyclohydrolase II: protein MSETKLKFDSIESALEDLKNGVPVVVVDDEDRENEGDLIIPADTVNYETLNFIINEARGLMCVPMSKKRAEELELNPMIQHNTDYYGTAFTVSVDSLEGTTTGISTGDRLKTIKDLADPAKTAKDFRKPGHMFPLIAREGGVLERTGHTEAAVDLSRLAGFSEVAVIMEILREDGEMARRNDLFEFCQKHNLKLITIDDLIVYIKKNEKLVKNEAVVDIPTQFGNFTFAGYSDEIEHKEYIAVMKGEIKNKENVTVRLHSECLTGDVFGSRRCDCQEQLHRALHELEESGEGLIIYLRQEGRGIGILNKLKAYKLQDEGYDTVEANHKLGFSDDLRDYAVAAQIIKDLGIKSIILKTNNPKKIEGLEKYGVKVAGRTEIEITANDVDKSYLKVKKEKMGHLLEQDL, encoded by the coding sequence ATGTCAGAAACTAAACTAAAATTTGATAGTATCGAATCTGCTCTTGAAGATTTGAAAAATGGTGTTCCGGTCGTAGTTGTAGATGACGAAGATAGAGAAAATGAGGGAGATTTAATAATTCCAGCTGATACAGTAAATTATGAAACTTTGAATTTTATAATTAATGAGGCACGTGGGCTTATGTGTGTACCAATGTCCAAAAAAAGAGCAGAAGAACTTGAGTTAAACCCAATGATTCAGCATAATACTGATTATTACGGAACTGCCTTTACAGTGTCAGTTGACTCTCTCGAAGGCACAACTACTGGAATTTCCACAGGTGACAGGTTAAAGACAATAAAAGATTTGGCAGATCCTGCAAAAACGGCAAAAGACTTTAGAAAGCCTGGGCATATGTTTCCGCTGATTGCACGGGAAGGCGGAGTTTTGGAAAGAACTGGGCATACTGAAGCGGCTGTTGATTTATCTAGACTTGCAGGATTTTCTGAAGTGGCTGTAATTATGGAAATTTTAAGGGAAGACGGAGAAATGGCTCGCCGAAATGACTTATTTGAATTTTGTCAAAAACATAATTTAAAATTAATTACAATTGATGATTTAATTGTTTATATAAAAAAAAACGAAAAATTAGTTAAAAATGAAGCAGTTGTTGATATTCCAACACAATTTGGAAACTTTACTTTTGCAGGTTATAGCGATGAAATCGAACATAAAGAATATATTGCAGTTATGAAAGGCGAAATAAAAAATAAAGAAAATGTTACTGTCAGACTTCACTCTGAATGCCTAACAGGTGATGTTTTTGGTTCAAGACGGTGCGATTGTCAAGAACAGCTTCATAGAGCCTTACATGAACTGGAAGAAAGCGGAGAAGGGCTTATAATCTATTTACGTCAAGAAGGACGTGGAATTGGAATTTTGAATAAATTGAAGGCGTATAAATTGCAGGATGAAGGCTATGATACTGTTGAAGCAAATCATAAATTGGGATTTTCCGATGATTTAAGAGATTACGCTGTGGCAGCGCAAATTATAAAGGATTTGGGAATAAAATCTATTATTTTAAAAACTAATAATCCAAAGAAAATTGAAGGGCTTGAAAAATACGGAGTTAAAGTTGCTGGACGTACAGAAATTGAAATTACTGCAAATGATGTAGATAAAAGTTATTTAAAGGTAAAAAAAGAGAAAATGGGACATTTGCTGGAACAGGATTTATAA
- the ribE gene encoding 6,7-dimethyl-8-ribityllumazine synthase: MRTFEGKFDGRDVRIAIVAGRFNEFITSKLVGGALDVLKRNDVSEESIDIAWVPGAFEIPLITKKLANTGKYDAIITLGAVIKGSTPHFDYVCAEVSKGVSQISLQSELPVIFGVLTTNNIEETIERAGTKAGNKGADAAFSAIEMINLIKEIG, encoded by the coding sequence ATGAGAACTTTTGAAGGAAAATTTGATGGAAGAGATGTAAGAATAGCGATTGTGGCTGGAAGATTTAACGAGTTTATTACTTCCAAATTAGTTGGCGGAGCTTTGGATGTATTGAAAAGAAATGATGTTTCTGAAGAAAGTATTGATATTGCCTGGGTTCCGGGAGCATTTGAAATACCTTTAATTACAAAAAAATTAGCAAATACTGGAAAATATGATGCGATAATTACTCTGGGAGCTGTAATAAAAGGGTCTACTCCACATTTTGACTATGTTTGTGCAGAAGTTTCAAAAGGAGTTTCTCAAATTTCATTACAAAGTGAATTACCTGTAATTTTTGGAGTTTTAACTACAAACAACATTGAAGAAACTATTGAAAGAGCTGGAACAAAAGCTGGAAATAAAGGGGCAGATGCTGCATTTTCTGCAATCGAAATGATTAATTTAATAAAAGAAATTGGATAA
- the ribD gene encoding bifunctional diaminohydroxyphosphoribosylaminopyrimidine deaminase/5-amino-6-(5-phosphoribosylamino)uracil reductase RibD: MKENIDEKYMRMAIELAKKGARAVNPNPMVGAVVVQAGKVIGTGYHKYFGGPHAEVYALDEASKNSKDLSNATIYVTLEPCSHYGKTPPCAEKIVKLGLKRCVIGSSDPNPKVAGKGVQILKNAGIGVAENVLKEECDKLNQVFFKYILTKLPYLFLKCAITLDGKIATKTGNSKWITNEAAREKVQFYRNKFMGIMVGINTVLADNPSLTARIENGVNPYRIIIDPHLKTEKIHNIIKENIDEKTIIVTSEKNKNSEKQLDFSENNKVKFVFLNGTKFSFKEILEKIGTLGIDSILLEGGQLLISQAFEEDVIDAGEIFIANKILGDTEGKSFIAGFDKKNMDESIILKNVKYNIYGENVGMEFLQKSYS; this comes from the coding sequence ATGAAAGAAAACATTGATGAAAAATATATGAGAATGGCAATTGAACTAGCAAAAAAAGGAGCTAGGGCAGTTAATCCCAATCCAATGGTTGGAGCTGTTGTCGTTCAAGCTGGAAAAGTTATTGGAACTGGCTATCACAAGTATTTTGGAGGGCCTCACGCCGAAGTTTACGCTTTGGACGAAGCTTCAAAAAATTCTAAAGATTTATCAAATGCTACGATTTATGTTACATTGGAACCTTGCTCGCATTATGGAAAAACACCGCCTTGTGCAGAAAAAATTGTAAAATTGGGACTAAAAAGGTGTGTCATTGGCTCATCTGATCCAAACCCAAAAGTGGCTGGAAAAGGTGTACAAATATTGAAAAATGCTGGAATTGGAGTTGCTGAAAATGTTTTGAAAGAAGAATGCGACAAACTAAATCAAGTGTTTTTCAAATATATTCTGACAAAATTGCCATATTTATTTTTAAAATGTGCGATTACTCTAGATGGAAAAATTGCTACAAAAACAGGCAATTCCAAATGGATTACAAACGAAGCAGCACGTGAAAAAGTACAATTTTACCGAAATAAATTTATGGGAATAATGGTTGGCATAAATACTGTCCTAGCTGACAATCCAAGCCTTACTGCGAGAATTGAAAACGGTGTAAATCCATATAGAATCATTATTGATCCACATTTAAAAACTGAAAAAATTCATAATATTATTAAGGAAAATATTGATGAAAAGACGATAATTGTTACATCAGAAAAAAATAAAAATTCTGAAAAGCAGTTAGATTTTTCTGAAAATAACAAGGTTAAATTTGTATTTTTAAATGGTACAAAATTCAGCTTTAAAGAAATTCTTGAAAAAATTGGAACATTAGGAATTGACTCAATTTTACTGGAAGGTGGTCAATTACTTATTTCACAGGCATTTGAAGAAGATGTTATTGATGCTGGGGAGATTTTTATTGCTAATAAAATCTTAGGCGATACTGAAGGGAAATCTTTTATTGCTGGATTTGATAAGAAAAATATGGATGAATCCATCATTTTGAAAAACGTAAAATATAATATTTATGGAGAAAATGTTGGAATGGAATTTTTACAAAAAAGTTATAGTTAG
- a CDS encoding McrC family protein produces the protein MNKFLEVKEFDIITGNPNFKNDEKYKYLDTVAFENLIEFIHQFTANEEVADVLDFMRISYKRNIGNIVSIKNYVGLIQMKNGYQIQILPKISFTNSDDSENRNTKKIFLNMLRSMRDFPSKVFNNSNIQVERMNLYEIFINMYLQEIRRLIKIGIKSDYIFKEDNLNYYKGKLLTSQHFKINLVHKERFYVAYDEFNPNRVENKLIKATLLKLQKLTTSAENSKEIRQLLVFFEIIDASMNYTADFSKVRINRSNRDYEMIMQWSKVFLLNKSFTTFSGNNNSRALLFSMEKVYESYVAKHLKKILGEDGWNVSSQDRGYYLFTKPRLQFALIPDIVCKRGERTIIMDTKWKKLVNNERINYGISQSDMYQMYAYSKKYKASEIWLLYPLNDEMKEHSEISFNSGDGTTVNIYFVDLENIESSLEVLRDKIR, from the coding sequence ATGAATAAATTTTTAGAAGTAAAAGAGTTTGATATAATCACTGGAAATCCTAATTTTAAAAATGATGAAAAATACAAATATTTAGATACTGTAGCTTTTGAAAATCTAATTGAATTTATTCATCAATTTACTGCAAATGAAGAAGTTGCAGATGTACTTGATTTCATGAGAATTTCATATAAACGTAATATTGGGAATATTGTGTCAATTAAAAACTATGTAGGGTTAATTCAAATGAAAAATGGATATCAAATACAAATTCTTCCTAAAATAAGTTTTACAAATAGTGATGATTCAGAAAATAGGAATACTAAAAAAATTTTTCTCAATATGTTAAGAAGTATGAGAGATTTTCCAAGTAAAGTATTTAATAACTCCAATATTCAAGTTGAGCGTATGAATCTTTATGAAATATTTATTAATATGTATTTACAAGAAATAAGGCGATTAATAAAAATAGGAATTAAATCAGATTATATTTTCAAAGAAGATAATTTAAACTATTATAAAGGGAAGTTATTGACATCGCAGCATTTTAAAATAAACTTAGTACATAAAGAACGTTTTTATGTTGCCTATGATGAATTTAATCCTAATAGAGTTGAAAATAAGTTAATTAAGGCTACATTGTTAAAATTACAAAAACTTACAACAAGTGCAGAAAATTCAAAAGAAATAAGGCAGTTATTAGTTTTTTTTGAAATAATAGATGCTTCAATGAATTATACAGCCGACTTTTCAAAGGTTAGAATAAATAGAAGTAATAGGGATTATGAAATGATTATGCAATGGTCAAAAGTATTTTTACTAAATAAATCTTTTACAACTTTTTCTGGAAATAATAATTCTAGAGCATTATTATTTTCAATGGAAAAAGTATATGAAAGTTATGTAGCTAAACATTTGAAAAAAATACTAGGGGAAGACGGTTGGAATGTATCAAGTCAAGATAGAGGTTACTATTTATTTACTAAACCAAGACTACAATTCGCTTTAATACCTGATATTGTTTGCAAGCGTGGAGAACGAACTATTATTATGGATACCAAATGGAAGAAACTCGTTAATAACGAACGTATTAATTACGGTATTTCTCAAAGTGATATGTATCAAATGTATGCTTATTCAAAAAAATATAAAGCCTCAGAAATATGGCTTTTATACCCTTTGAATGATGAAATGAAAGAACATTCAGAAATTTCATTTAATTCGGGTGATGGAACAACTGTAAATATTTATTTTGTAGATTTGGAAAATATTGAAAGCTCGCTAGAAGTTTTGAGAGACAAGATTAGGTAA
- a CDS encoding M20 metallopeptidase family protein, with amino-acid sequence MELLKINEFINENVDKIYDEMVKIRRTIHENPELGDEEIETSKLIKKFLTENGIEFFEIINTGVVATIYNDKENMKNKTVATRADIDALPILEENEVEYKSKNIGKMHACGHDAHTTIQLGVAKILADNKDKWHGTVRFFFQPAEETTGGADRIIKNGALKFENDENRKIDAFFALHMAPEIKLGKIGIKYGKAHASSARIHLTINGFSAHAALPHKGVDAILIGAKVMEYLQSIVSRRIDPREESVITIGAFNGGFTDNVVCDKVEMKGTARTMSEETRTFIIETLEKDLPKFVESLGGTVNVDIKRGYAPVINNEEMTKKVENNIVDLYGENALELIKQPRMDVEDVSYFLNEIPGCFFRLGTRVEEKGLIYDLHHPKFNIDEESLKIGMGLQLKNILEYLK; translated from the coding sequence ATGGAATTGCTTAAAATTAACGAGTTTATAAATGAAAATGTTGATAAAATTTATGATGAAATGGTAAAAATTAGACGAACTATTCACGAAAATCCTGAACTTGGGGATGAAGAAATTGAAACGAGTAAATTAATAAAGAAATTTTTGACGGAAAATGGGATTGAATTTTTTGAAATTATAAATACTGGAGTGGTTGCAACAATCTATAATGATAAGGAAAATATGAAAAATAAGACAGTCGCGACTCGTGCGGATATTGACGCATTGCCAATTTTGGAAGAAAATGAAGTTGAATATAAGTCAAAAAATATTGGGAAAATGCACGCTTGCGGACACGATGCACATACAACTATTCAACTTGGAGTAGCAAAAATTTTGGCAGATAACAAGGATAAATGGCATGGAACTGTGAGATTTTTCTTTCAGCCAGCGGAAGAAACAACTGGCGGTGCTGATAGAATAATAAAAAATGGAGCATTAAAATTTGAAAATGATGAAAATCGAAAAATAGACGCCTTTTTTGCATTACACATGGCTCCAGAAATAAAGCTTGGGAAAATTGGGATAAAATATGGAAAGGCACATGCTTCATCAGCAAGAATACACCTTACAATAAACGGATTTTCTGCCCACGCCGCATTGCCACACAAAGGAGTTGATGCAATTTTAATCGGAGCAAAAGTTATGGAATACTTGCAGTCAATAGTTAGTAGAAGAATTGATCCAAGAGAAGAATCCGTAATTACAATCGGAGCATTCAATGGAGGCTTTACTGATAACGTAGTATGCGATAAAGTGGAAATGAAAGGAACTGCAAGAACAATGTCCGAAGAAACAAGAACATTTATAATCGAAACACTTGAAAAAGACCTCCCTAAATTTGTAGAATCACTAGGCGGAACAGTAAATGTTGATATTAAGCGTGGCTATGCTCCTGTAATTAACAACGAAGAAATGACAAAAAAAGTAGAAAATAATATTGTTGATTTATACGGAGAAAATGCTTTGGAATTAATAAAACAGCCTAGAATGGATGTGGAAGATGTAAGTTATTTCTTAAACGAAATTCCTGGATGTTTTTTCAGACTGGGAACAAGAGTGGAAGAAAAAGGCTTAATTTACGATTTGCACCATCCAAAATTTAATATTGATGAGGAAAGTTTAAAAATCGGAATGGGATTACAATTGAAAAATATTTTAGAATATTTGAAATAA